The following proteins come from a genomic window of Edaphobacter sp. 4G125:
- a CDS encoding flavin monoamine oxidase family protein, whose translation MGITRRDFLMRVGQAGGYSAAFTTMQSLGLLPMKALAAEPITAAAGIGKGVKIVVLGGGVSGLVTAYEAKKLGYEVKLLEARHRPGGRAWSARKGDVVEFIDGTEQHITWSDGLYQNMGPARLPSVHGTMLGYCRELKVPLEVEVNTSRSALLQNDKVRDGKAIQQRKAINDTRGQVSELLSKALAGGALDQELSTEDRQRMLEALKIYGPLNTDGKYIGSDRSEIKQYPGAGPQKLIFDDHPLKMQELLDANFWNAELYEEAWDWQATMFQPINGMQQISNAFAKALGSTVVYNAPVTEIAKTAKGVRVGYGNSSTKYIEADYAVCAMPLSILMKIKADLDPAHRGAVDRGGASYRGAFKIPWESRRFWEQDYNIYGGLSFLAEGPSPVWYPSCKLFSDRGIVVSGYMDETMMNGFDKLSLEQKFEASRTSIEKLHPGHGKELEKPIFCGWKHIKWNEGSWIGRIDDADYDTITQPDGPIYFTGDHTSHIVGWQEGAALSGKRAVQMISDRVKAARLEGKHSETYSA comes from the coding sequence ATGGGAATTACCAGGCGCGATTTTTTAATGCGGGTAGGACAGGCAGGCGGATACAGCGCTGCGTTTACCACCATGCAGTCCCTGGGTTTGCTGCCGATGAAGGCTCTCGCAGCTGAACCCATCACAGCTGCTGCCGGCATCGGAAAGGGTGTGAAGATCGTCGTCCTCGGAGGTGGTGTCTCAGGATTGGTTACCGCCTATGAGGCCAAAAAGCTGGGATATGAGGTCAAACTGCTGGAAGCCCGCCACCGCCCCGGTGGACGGGCTTGGAGCGCGCGCAAAGGCGACGTGGTTGAGTTTATCGACGGCACAGAACAGCACATCACCTGGAGTGACGGCCTCTATCAGAACATGGGGCCAGCGCGTCTTCCCTCCGTTCACGGAACCATGCTCGGTTATTGTAGGGAGCTCAAGGTCCCACTCGAAGTCGAGGTCAACACCTCTCGCTCTGCCCTCCTCCAAAACGATAAGGTTCGCGATGGCAAAGCGATCCAACAACGTAAGGCAATCAACGATACCCGAGGACAGGTCAGCGAACTCCTCTCTAAAGCGCTCGCCGGAGGAGCGCTCGATCAGGAACTGAGTACAGAAGATCGCCAGCGGATGTTGGAAGCTTTGAAGATCTATGGCCCTCTCAATACGGATGGAAAATATATCGGTTCAGACCGCTCAGAGATCAAACAGTATCCCGGTGCTGGGCCTCAGAAGCTGATCTTCGATGATCATCCGCTCAAAATGCAGGAGCTGCTCGACGCGAACTTCTGGAACGCCGAACTGTACGAAGAAGCCTGGGACTGGCAGGCGACGATGTTCCAACCGATCAATGGAATGCAGCAGATCTCCAACGCCTTCGCGAAGGCTCTTGGCTCCACCGTGGTCTATAACGCGCCCGTCACTGAGATCGCAAAGACCGCAAAGGGCGTGCGTGTAGGTTACGGCAACAGCTCGACGAAGTACATCGAAGCCGACTATGCCGTATGCGCCATGCCGCTGAGCATCCTGATGAAGATCAAGGCCGATCTCGATCCGGCACATCGTGGCGCGGTCGATCGTGGCGGAGCATCCTATCGTGGCGCATTCAAGATTCCCTGGGAATCTCGCCGCTTTTGGGAACAGGACTACAACATCTACGGCGGACTCTCTTTTCTGGCAGAAGGACCGAGTCCAGTCTGGTACCCCAGCTGCAAACTCTTCTCTGATCGGGGCATCGTCGTCTCGGGATATATGGACGAAACGATGATGAACGGCTTTGACAAGCTCTCCCTCGAACAGAAGTTCGAGGCCTCCCGCACCTCGATCGAAAAACTCCATCCCGGCCACGGCAAGGAGCTGGAGAAACCCATCTTCTGCGGCTGGAAACACATCAAGTGGAACGAAGGATCATGGATTGGCAGGATCGACGATGCCGATTATGACACCATCACCCAACCGGATGGCCCCATCTACTTTACCGGCGACCACACCAGCCACATCGTAGGCTGGCAGGAAGGCGCCGCGCTCAGCGGCAAGCGTGCTGTTCAGATGATCAGCGATCGAGTCAAAGCAGCGCGGCTTGAAGGCAAACACAGCGAAACATACTCAGCATAG
- a CDS encoding dipeptidase, with protein MSQIAALALIALPLTAQQHKVTQAEVDRITRDAILIDTHNDVTSLTVEGYDIATPNKRGQTDLARMKGFLGAEFFAVYVGAEYVNGNRSANRALQMIDTVRTDIVAAHPNDFVLATTAEDIVRAHNEHKIAALMGIEGGHAIEDSLRLLRDYYTLGVRYMTLTHFNTNNWADSQGDVDNPKVTHHNGLTPFGKDVVREMNRLGMMVDISHTADKTFWDALETSSAPIIASHSGCRAVSSYTRNMTDEMIKALAAKGGVVQINFGCEFLSQRYFTDSKPLQAALREQYRAAMKIEDPTARQAAIEKLREEFTNKVPPATLADVVAQIDHAVKVGGIDHVGIGTDFDGVGCVPPELSSYNKFPALTRALLEKGYTAEGIKKIYGGNLLRVMRAVEQRARELRSMPAIHSEIAKQ; from the coding sequence GTGTCCCAAATCGCTGCTCTCGCCTTGATCGCTCTTCCGCTAACTGCCCAGCAACATAAGGTGACTCAGGCGGAGGTGGATCGCATTACTCGCGATGCCATTCTGATCGATACGCATAACGATGTGACCTCGCTCACGGTGGAGGGATACGACATCGCCACGCCGAACAAGCGGGGACAGACAGACCTTGCTCGAATGAAGGGCTTTCTCGGAGCCGAGTTTTTCGCGGTCTATGTTGGCGCGGAGTATGTCAATGGCAATCGCTCTGCGAATCGGGCGCTACAGATGATCGATACCGTCCGCACTGATATTGTGGCTGCACATCCCAATGATTTTGTTCTGGCAACGACCGCCGAGGATATCGTCCGCGCTCACAACGAGCACAAGATCGCAGCGTTGATGGGCATCGAGGGCGGACATGCGATTGAAGACTCGCTGCGATTATTGCGGGATTACTACACGCTTGGCGTTCGCTACATGACGCTCACTCACTTCAACACGAACAACTGGGCCGATTCGCAGGGAGATGTAGACAATCCCAAGGTGACACATCACAACGGCCTCACTCCCTTTGGAAAAGATGTTGTGCGGGAGATGAATCGTCTGGGGATGATGGTTGATATCTCTCACACCGCCGATAAGACCTTCTGGGATGCGTTGGAGACGTCTTCAGCTCCAATTATTGCTTCGCACTCCGGGTGCCGCGCGGTCTCAAGCTACACCCGCAATATGACCGACGAGATGATCAAGGCTCTGGCCGCGAAGGGCGGAGTCGTGCAGATTAATTTTGGTTGTGAGTTCCTCTCGCAACGCTACTTTACGGATTCCAAGCCGCTGCAGGCCGCGTTGCGCGAGCAGTACAGAGCTGCGATGAAGATCGAAGATCCGACGGCAAGACAGGCAGCCATCGAGAAGCTCCGCGAAGAATTCACGAACAAGGTTCCTCCTGCAACGCTTGCCGATGTTGTGGCTCAGATTGACCATGCAGTGAAGGTGGGAGGCATTGATCATGTTGGCATCGGTACGGACTTTGATGGCGTTGGCTGTGTTCCGCCGGAGTTGAGCTCGTATAACAAGTTTCCTGCGCTGACCCGCGCTCTGCTGGAGAAGGGGTATACGGCAGAAGGCATCAAGAAGATTTATGGCGGAAACCTTCTGCGCGTGATGCGCGCTGTAGAACAGCGCGCACGCGAGCTGCGGTCGATGCCTGCGATTCATTCGGAGATTGCGAAGCAGTAG
- the gnd gene encoding decarboxylating NADP(+)-dependent phosphogluconate dehydrogenase — MADGSCDIGLIGLAVMGQNLVLNMNDHGYKVAVFNRTTSKVDEFINNEAKGTQVVGAHSAEELCKLLKRPRRVMLMVKAGDVVDQTIEHVLPYLEKGDIIIDGGNSLFTDSNRRRKQLAEKGILFVGTGVSGGEEGARFGPSIMPGGDPAAWPHVKEIFQAISAKVEDGSPCCDWVGPDGAGHYVKMVHNGIEYGDIQLICEAYQLLQDALGLTPDELSEIFAEWNKGELDSYLIEITTKIFAKKDDDGKPMIDKILDTAGQKGTGKWTAISALDLGQPVTLIGESVFARCLSALKNERVAASKILQGPKKVLTISEKKAFIEDVRRALYCSKMVSYAQGYMLLRAIEADQKWELNMGGIALMWRGGCIIRSVFLGNIKAAFDKNPKLQNLLLDEFFSSALNKYGPSWRKAIIHAIEIGVPTPAFSTALAFYDGYRTERLPANLLQAQRDFFGAHTYERTDKPRGEYFHTNWTGQGGRVSSTTYNA, encoded by the coding sequence ATGGCTGATGGAAGTTGCGATATCGGGTTAATTGGCCTGGCAGTAATGGGCCAGAACCTTGTACTGAACATGAACGATCACGGCTATAAGGTCGCCGTGTTTAACCGCACGACCTCGAAGGTCGATGAGTTCATCAACAACGAAGCAAAGGGAACCCAGGTCGTCGGAGCTCACTCTGCCGAAGAGCTTTGCAAACTGCTCAAGCGCCCGCGCCGCGTCATGCTGATGGTGAAAGCCGGTGATGTCGTCGACCAGACCATCGAACATGTGCTTCCATACCTTGAAAAAGGCGACATCATCATCGATGGCGGCAACTCGCTGTTTACCGACTCCAACCGCCGCCGCAAGCAGCTTGCGGAAAAGGGCATCCTGTTTGTCGGCACCGGCGTCTCGGGTGGAGAAGAAGGTGCGCGTTTCGGTCCTTCGATCATGCCCGGTGGCGATCCCGCTGCGTGGCCGCATGTGAAAGAGATCTTCCAGGCCATCTCCGCCAAAGTCGAGGATGGCTCTCCCTGCTGCGACTGGGTAGGACCCGATGGCGCCGGTCATTACGTCAAGATGGTCCACAACGGCATCGAGTATGGCGATATCCAGCTGATCTGCGAAGCCTATCAACTTCTGCAGGATGCGCTCGGACTCACTCCAGATGAACTGAGCGAGATCTTCGCCGAATGGAACAAGGGCGAGCTCGATAGCTACCTCATCGAGATTACGACCAAGATTTTTGCCAAGAAAGACGACGACGGCAAGCCGATGATCGACAAGATTCTCGACACCGCCGGACAGAAGGGCACCGGCAAGTGGACGGCAATCTCGGCGCTCGATCTTGGCCAGCCTGTCACTCTGATCGGTGAGAGCGTCTTCGCACGTTGCCTGTCTGCCCTGAAGAACGAGCGTGTTGCTGCTTCGAAGATCCTTCAGGGACCGAAGAAGGTCCTGACCATCTCGGAGAAGAAGGCCTTCATCGAAGATGTTCGCCGTGCGCTGTACTGCTCAAAAATGGTCAGCTACGCGCAGGGCTACATGCTGCTCCGCGCCATTGAGGCCGACCAGAAATGGGAGCTGAACATGGGCGGCATCGCGCTGATGTGGCGAGGCGGCTGCATCATTCGCAGCGTCTTCCTGGGCAACATCAAGGCCGCATTCGATAAGAACCCCAAGCTGCAGAACCTGCTGCTCGACGAGTTCTTCTCCAGCGCGCTGAATAAATATGGCCCATCGTGGCGCAAAGCGATTATTCACGCGATCGAGATCGGCGTTCCGACTCCGGCGTTTTCGACTGCTCTGGCGTTCTACGATGGCTACCGCACCGAGCGGTTGCCGGCGAATCTGTTGCAGGCGCAACGCGACTTCTTCGGCGCTCACACCTACGAACGTACCGACAAGCCTCGCGGCGAGTACTTCCACACCAACTGGACCGGCCAGGGCGGACGCGTCTCTTCGACCACCTACAACGCCTGA
- the guaB gene encoding IMP dehydrogenase encodes MINLPIPEALTFDDVLLVPAYSEVIPTQVSTQTRLTQRITLNTPLLSAAMDTVTESRLAIAMAQQGGMGVVHRNLTVEQQAGEIDKVKRSESGMIVDPVTIEPEQPIAAALEVMRRYKISGVPVTKNKKLVGILTNRDLRFVSRTDIPIADVMTKNNLITVAVGTTLEQAEQILHQHRVEKLLVVNDEYELKGLITVKDIQKKLKYPNASKDDQGRLRVAGAIGATGDFLERAAELVRARVDALAIDSAHGHSSRVLDAVRETKRKFPEIDVLAGNVATYEGALALIKAGADAVKVGIGPGSICTTRMVTGAGMPQITAISEAYRAGRETGISIIADGGIKYSGDVTKAIAAGASVVMMGSLFAGVDESPGETILYQGRSFKAYRGMGSLSAMAQGSGERYFQGRDDISDASTERTDLTARESSSSNRLAKFVPEGIEGRVPHRGPLEGMVYQLVGGLRSGMGYLGCSSIEELQQNARFVRISGSGLRESHVHDVIITREAPNYHVE; translated from the coding sequence ATGATCAATCTCCCGATCCCCGAAGCTCTGACCTTCGACGACGTCCTTCTCGTACCCGCATACAGCGAAGTAATTCCCACCCAGGTTTCGACCCAGACCCGCCTGACACAACGCATTACGCTTAATACGCCACTACTCTCTGCGGCGATGGACACTGTGACCGAATCCCGCTTGGCCATCGCTATGGCCCAGCAGGGGGGGATGGGCGTGGTTCATCGCAACCTCACGGTTGAGCAGCAGGCTGGAGAGATCGACAAGGTCAAGCGTTCCGAGTCCGGTATGATCGTCGATCCGGTCACGATTGAGCCGGAGCAGCCGATTGCAGCCGCGCTTGAAGTTATGCGCCGCTACAAGATCTCGGGTGTTCCCGTGACAAAGAACAAGAAGCTGGTCGGAATCCTGACCAATCGCGATCTTCGGTTCGTCTCGCGCACGGACATTCCCATCGCCGATGTGATGACCAAGAACAACCTCATCACCGTTGCGGTAGGAACGACTCTTGAACAGGCCGAGCAGATCCTGCATCAGCACCGCGTAGAAAAACTGCTCGTCGTCAACGACGAATACGAGCTCAAAGGGCTGATCACCGTTAAGGACATTCAGAAGAAGCTCAAGTATCCCAATGCATCGAAGGACGATCAAGGTCGTCTACGTGTAGCTGGAGCGATCGGTGCCACAGGAGACTTCCTGGAGCGTGCCGCGGAGCTGGTTCGAGCACGTGTGGACGCGCTCGCCATCGACTCCGCACATGGGCACTCGTCTCGCGTACTCGATGCAGTTCGTGAGACCAAGCGCAAATTTCCGGAGATCGATGTCCTGGCGGGCAATGTCGCGACTTATGAGGGCGCTCTCGCTCTGATCAAGGCAGGAGCGGATGCGGTCAAGGTCGGTATCGGACCGGGTTCCATCTGCACCACCCGCATGGTCACCGGCGCTGGAATGCCGCAGATCACGGCGATCTCCGAGGCATATCGCGCAGGCCGCGAGACAGGCATTTCGATCATTGCCGATGGCGGTATCAAGTATTCGGGGGATGTCACCAAGGCCATCGCCGCAGGTGCGTCGGTCGTGATGATGGGGTCGCTCTTTGCCGGTGTCGACGAGTCCCCGGGTGAGACGATTCTCTATCAGGGCCGCAGCTTCAAGGCCTATCGCGGCATGGGTTCTCTTTCGGCCATGGCGCAAGGCTCCGGCGAGCGTTACTTCCAGGGACGCGACGATATCTCTGACGCCAGCACTGAGCGCACCGACCTTACGGCGCGTGAGTCTTCAAGCTCCAATCGGCTGGCCAAATTCGTTCCTGAAGGAATCGAAGGCCGTGTCCCACACCGCGGTCCACTGGAAGGAATGGTCTATCAGCTTGTAGGCGGTTTGCGTTCCGGCATGGGATATCTCGGATGTTCCTCGATCGAAGAGCTTCAACAGAACGCTCGTTTCGTGCGTATCTCCGGTTCAGGCTTGCGCGAAAGCCACGTTCACGATGTCATCATTACCCGTGAGGCGCCGAACTATCACGTCGAGTAG